From a region of the Tenggerimyces flavus genome:
- a CDS encoding GNAT family N-acetyltransferase, producing the protein MSRLPDTERLTFRRFTNADLDNVEQLNGDAEVMRFLDGGPQPRAEIEERVLPELIADQNENGLGRWAAETVDGTFVGWFSTHARTPDDGPMEFWASSDDPTVVSIGYRLSRAAWGKGYATEGAKALLRWAFLSLRATEVVASTMAVNKGSRNVMEKIGLHHDRTIHIDWPDPLPGTEHGEVEYRLRRDEWITLRPARPDEAGELTELVMRSKAYWGYDDAFMAACREELTLRPEDIEQRRMFVATAGDELAAVATLDGAPPDGELGTLFVDPAFIGQGLGKRLYRHVTALARAMGFASLSIDADPNAEPFYKAMGATRVGSAPSGSIPGREVPLMRVDLAS; encoded by the coding sequence ATGAGCAGGCTCCCCGACACCGAGCGGCTGACGTTCCGGCGGTTCACCAATGCCGATCTCGACAACGTCGAGCAGCTCAACGGTGACGCCGAAGTCATGCGCTTCCTCGACGGCGGTCCGCAGCCGCGGGCCGAGATCGAGGAACGGGTGCTGCCAGAGCTGATCGCCGACCAGAACGAGAACGGCCTCGGCCGGTGGGCGGCGGAGACCGTGGACGGAACGTTCGTCGGCTGGTTCTCGACGCACGCCAGGACGCCCGACGACGGCCCGATGGAGTTCTGGGCCAGCTCGGACGACCCCACCGTCGTGTCGATCGGCTACCGCCTCAGCCGAGCCGCGTGGGGCAAGGGCTACGCGACCGAAGGCGCGAAGGCCTTGCTCCGTTGGGCATTCCTCTCCCTGCGCGCCACCGAGGTCGTCGCGTCGACGATGGCGGTCAACAAGGGATCCCGCAACGTCATGGAGAAGATCGGCCTACACCACGACCGGACGATCCACATCGACTGGCCGGACCCCCTTCCCGGCACCGAGCACGGCGAGGTCGAGTACCGCCTGCGCCGCGACGAGTGGATCACCCTCCGCCCCGCCCGACCGGACGAGGCAGGGGAGCTGACCGAGCTGGTCATGAGGTCGAAGGCCTACTGGGGCTACGACGACGCGTTCATGGCCGCCTGCCGGGAAGAGCTCACCCTGCGTCCGGAGGACATCGAGCAGCGCCGGATGTTCGTCGCCACCGCCGGCGACGAGCTCGCGGCCGTCGCCACGCTCGACGGCGCGCCGCCCGACGGCGAGCTCGGCACGCTGTTCGTCGATCCCGCGTTCATCGGTCAGGGCTTGGGCAAACGCCTGTACCGGCACGTCACCGCGCTCGCTCGCGCGATGGGCTTCGCGAGCCTGTCGATCGACGCCGACCCCAACGCCGAGCCGTTCTACAAGGCGATGGGTGCGACCAGGGTCGGCAGCGCGCCGTCGGGCTCCATCCCCGGGCGCGAAGTACCGTTGATGCGCGTCGATCTCGCGTCCTAG
- a CDS encoding sulfatase family protein yields MVELHRRSTRRQPNIVFIMSDDHAAHAIGAYGSVINETPHIDRLGAEGMRFDNAFCTNAICAPSRAAILTGTYNHVNAVTTLSAPFDATQVSFPALLREAGYQTGLFGKWHLGHGGVHDPVGFDAWEVLPDQGEYHDPTFLSPAGSRVRRGYATDLITDLALDWLDDRDDTRPFCLLVHHKAPHRPWEPDARHANLYADKDIPLPATYFDDYSHRASAAENARMRVSRDLTPTDLKESPPPGLSDEEHARWAYQRYLKDYLRCVASVDDNVGRLLDYLSGEGLADDTLVVYTSDQGFFLGDHGWYDKRFMYEESLRMPFLVRYPGVVAAGSVCDDLVVNVDFAQTFLALAGVPAPARMQGHSLLPLLHGERPDDWRTSVYYRYWEHLDTSHHVCSHYGVRTKEHKLVYYYGSGFGQAGASSESRTPEWELFDLVRDPRELHSRYDDPAYATVVKELTEELARVQAEVGDVPA; encoded by the coding sequence GTGGTCGAACTGCATCGGCGTAGCACGAGACGGCAACCGAACATCGTCTTCATCATGTCCGACGACCACGCCGCGCACGCGATCGGCGCCTACGGGAGTGTGATCAACGAGACGCCGCACATCGACCGGCTCGGTGCCGAGGGAATGCGTTTCGACAACGCCTTCTGCACGAACGCGATCTGCGCACCGAGCCGGGCGGCGATCCTCACCGGCACGTACAACCACGTCAACGCGGTCACGACGCTCTCGGCTCCGTTCGACGCCACGCAGGTGTCGTTCCCCGCGCTGCTGCGGGAAGCCGGCTACCAGACGGGCCTGTTCGGGAAGTGGCATCTGGGGCACGGCGGCGTCCACGACCCGGTGGGCTTCGACGCGTGGGAGGTGCTGCCGGACCAGGGTGAGTACCACGATCCGACGTTCCTCTCCCCCGCCGGGTCTCGGGTCCGGCGCGGGTACGCGACCGACCTGATCACCGACCTGGCGCTGGACTGGTTGGACGACCGCGACGACACCCGGCCGTTCTGCCTGCTGGTGCACCACAAGGCACCGCACCGGCCGTGGGAGCCGGACGCCCGGCACGCGAATCTCTATGCGGACAAGGACATTCCGCTGCCTGCGACGTATTTCGACGACTACTCGCATCGGGCGTCCGCGGCGGAGAACGCGCGGATGCGGGTGTCGCGCGACCTGACGCCGACCGACCTGAAGGAGTCGCCGCCGCCGGGACTGTCGGACGAGGAGCACGCACGGTGGGCGTACCAGCGCTACCTGAAGGACTACCTGCGTTGCGTCGCGTCGGTGGACGACAACGTGGGGCGGCTGCTCGACTACCTGTCCGGCGAGGGGTTGGCGGACGACACGCTCGTCGTCTACACGTCCGATCAGGGCTTCTTCCTCGGCGACCATGGCTGGTACGACAAACGGTTCATGTACGAGGAGTCGCTGCGGATGCCTTTCCTCGTTCGGTATCCGGGCGTGGTGGCCGCCGGGTCGGTGTGCGACGACCTGGTGGTGAACGTGGACTTCGCGCAGACGTTCCTCGCCCTCGCCGGCGTTCCCGCTCCCGCGCGGATGCAGGGGCACAGCCTGCTGCCGCTGTTGCACGGCGAACGGCCGGACGACTGGCGGACGTCGGTGTACTACCGCTACTGGGAGCATCTCGACACGTCCCACCACGTCTGCTCGCACTATGGCGTACGGACCAAGGAGCACAAGCTCGTCTACTACTACGGCTCTGGCTTCGGCCAGGCCGGAGCGTCGTCGGAGTCGCGTACGCCGGAGTGGGAGCTGTTCGACCTCGTTCGGGATCCGCGCGAACTCCACAGCAGGTATGACGATCCGGCGTACGCGACTGTGGTGAAGGAGCTCACCGAGGAACTCGCCCGCGTCCAGGCCGAGGTGGGCGACGTACCCGCCTAG
- a CDS encoding glucoamylase family protein, with the protein MRWTRYAAALLVLPLLLVGAPAVADSKGGDTDRTLHRWAKDTWKSFVAMVDPATGLPADNIGGDLSAASRSEYTSPTNVGGYLWSAVVARDLGIIGKKETERRIDQTLDTLATLEHHTASGMFYNWYDPHTGALLHEWPETGDPVYPFLSSVDNGWLAASFMVVRNAVPGKVGRKAQALLEKMDFGLYYNANPTGHHNVGGGLLRGGAYAAEPPNQCVEKGTYEGADIYRTCFNYDTFNTEPRIATYIGISQGQMPPVAYFGPNRTFPSNCDWGWVEQKPVGGNATYLGVSVYEGAYRYRGLQFVPTWGGDMFEALMPAMFVPEEKWGPKSWGLNHPIYVQGQIEHGLAEAKYGYWGFSPASDPFGGYSVYGVEEMGMDPGGYPSDREKTDVDRGFEGCREAKPFPTFGDGVVTPHASFLSLPYAPRQAVDNLRMLERNLDAYGPGGFYDSIAVRSNTPAKRYLALDQAMVLGPIGNELLNDRVRKYFSKGEVERHLRPVMSLERFNAKWR; encoded by the coding sequence ATGCGTTGGACACGCTACGCGGCGGCTCTGCTCGTACTACCCCTCCTGCTCGTCGGCGCGCCGGCGGTCGCTGACTCGAAGGGCGGCGATACCGACCGCACGTTGCACCGCTGGGCCAAGGACACCTGGAAGTCGTTCGTCGCGATGGTCGATCCGGCGACCGGACTGCCGGCCGACAACATCGGCGGCGACCTGTCCGCCGCGAGCCGCAGCGAGTACACCTCGCCGACCAACGTCGGCGGCTACCTGTGGAGCGCGGTCGTCGCGCGCGACCTCGGCATCATCGGCAAGAAGGAGACCGAACGCCGCATCGACCAGACGCTCGACACGCTCGCGACCCTGGAGCACCACACGGCGTCGGGCATGTTCTACAACTGGTACGACCCGCACACCGGCGCTCTGCTGCACGAATGGCCGGAGACCGGCGATCCCGTCTACCCGTTCCTGTCCAGCGTCGACAACGGCTGGCTCGCGGCGTCGTTCATGGTCGTCCGGAACGCCGTGCCCGGCAAGGTGGGACGCAAAGCCCAAGCCCTGTTGGAGAAAATGGACTTCGGGCTCTACTACAACGCGAACCCGACCGGCCACCACAACGTCGGCGGCGGACTCCTGCGTGGCGGCGCGTACGCCGCGGAGCCGCCGAACCAGTGCGTGGAGAAGGGTACGTACGAAGGCGCCGACATCTACCGGACCTGCTTCAACTACGACACGTTCAACACCGAGCCGCGGATCGCGACGTACATCGGGATCTCGCAGGGCCAGATGCCGCCCGTCGCGTACTTCGGGCCGAACCGCACGTTCCCCTCGAACTGCGACTGGGGCTGGGTCGAGCAGAAGCCGGTCGGCGGCAACGCGACGTACCTCGGCGTGTCCGTGTACGAGGGCGCCTACCGCTACCGCGGGCTGCAGTTCGTCCCGACCTGGGGCGGCGACATGTTCGAGGCGCTGATGCCGGCGATGTTCGTGCCAGAGGAGAAGTGGGGGCCGAAGAGCTGGGGCCTCAACCACCCGATCTACGTGCAGGGACAGATCGAGCACGGGCTGGCCGAGGCGAAGTACGGCTACTGGGGCTTCTCCCCCGCGAGTGACCCGTTCGGCGGCTACAGCGTGTACGGCGTCGAGGAGATGGGCATGGATCCGGGCGGTTACCCGTCCGACCGGGAGAAGACCGACGTCGATCGCGGGTTCGAGGGCTGCCGGGAGGCGAAGCCGTTCCCGACGTTCGGCGACGGCGTGGTGACGCCGCACGCGTCGTTCCTCTCGCTGCCGTACGCGCCGCGCCAGGCCGTCGACAACCTGCGGATGCTGGAGCGGAACCTCGACGCGTACGGGCCGGGCGGGTTCTACGACTCGATCGCCGTACGCAGCAACACGCCGGCGAAGCGGTATCTCGCGCTGGACCAGGCGATGGTGCTGGGACCGATCGGCAACGAGCTGCTGAACGACCGAGTCCGGAAGTACTTCAGCAAGGGCGAGGTCGAACGCCACCTCCGCCCGGTAATGTCGTTGGAGCGCTTCAACGCCAAGTGGCGTTGA
- a CDS encoding LacI family DNA-binding transcriptional regulator, translating to MKALTGTATIYAVAERAGVSIATVSRALRGSDLVTPATKERVQQAARELNFRPSRTARSLAEGRNAANGIVFPDLSGPYYAEVVLGYEEAAAELGRSVLILATRGRDNVEHQVSDLASRVDGLVVMGQTIDDDAVRGLAATGLPIVLLARPRIEDLATVAAENQQAAHELTHHLIAHGHRRFAFLGDPDASYDVAERWNGMCETLTSNGIEAPKNPIRCGFDETEGEAAAEKALGTGTSPDVLVCANDEVALGALLVAERRGIAVPDELAVTGWDDIMAARHVRPALTTMRQPMRELGAYAARALDAQIEGGSAPRLDVLPTALTVRSSCGPHHEETNHALDTLRGGSARTTPPARRRAGGR from the coding sequence ATGAAAGCGCTTACAGGCACCGCCACGATCTACGCCGTCGCCGAACGGGCGGGGGTGTCGATCGCCACGGTCTCGCGCGCGCTGCGGGGCTCCGACCTGGTGACGCCCGCCACCAAGGAACGGGTCCAGCAGGCCGCCCGCGAGCTGAACTTCCGCCCCAGCAGAACGGCCCGCAGCCTCGCCGAGGGACGGAACGCCGCGAACGGGATCGTGTTCCCCGACCTGTCCGGTCCGTACTATGCCGAGGTCGTGCTCGGGTACGAGGAGGCGGCCGCCGAGCTCGGCCGGTCCGTGCTCATCCTCGCCACCCGCGGTCGCGACAACGTCGAGCACCAGGTCAGCGACCTCGCCAGCCGCGTGGACGGGCTGGTCGTCATGGGCCAGACGATCGACGACGACGCCGTACGCGGGCTCGCCGCCACCGGCCTTCCGATCGTCCTGCTCGCGCGGCCGCGGATCGAGGACCTCGCGACCGTCGCCGCCGAGAACCAGCAGGCCGCGCACGAGCTCACCCACCACCTGATCGCCCACGGACACAGGCGATTCGCGTTCCTCGGCGACCCGGACGCCTCGTACGACGTCGCCGAACGTTGGAACGGCATGTGCGAAACCCTTACCAGCAACGGAATCGAGGCACCCAAGAACCCGATCCGCTGCGGGTTCGACGAGACCGAGGGCGAGGCTGCGGCCGAGAAAGCCCTCGGCACGGGGACAAGCCCCGACGTCCTCGTCTGCGCGAACGACGAGGTCGCGCTCGGCGCGCTGCTGGTCGCCGAACGCAGGGGCATCGCCGTACCCGACGAGCTCGCCGTCACCGGCTGGGACGACATCATGGCCGCACGCCACGTCCGTCCCGCGCTCACCACGATGCGGCAGCCCATGCGCGAGCTCGGAGCGTACGCCGCTCGCGCGCTCGACGCCCAGATCGAGGGCGGTTCGGCGCCGCGCCTCGACGTACTGCCCACCGCACTCACCGTTCGGTCGAGCTGCGGACCCCACCACGAGGAGACGAACCATGCGTTGGACACGCTACGCGGCGGCTCTGCTCGTACTACCCCTCCTGCTCGTCGGCGCGCCGGCGGTCGCTGA
- a CDS encoding IlvD/Edd family dehydratase: MTARRGTNFFAEPGVSGFIHRAFTKSMGLGDDELERPIIGICNTFSELNNCHRHFRELAEAVKRGVLQAGGTPLEFPTISLGEIYLSPTSMLHRNLAAMDTEEMIRAQPLDGVVLLSGCDKSTPAALMGLASADVPAIMVSGGPMLDGHYNGERLGACTDCRRLTAENRAGTLDDATYKAIEDGIVRSAGHCMVMGTASTMNSLTEALGMALPGNGAIPAVDSRRLRLAQASGRRIVAMVAEDLRPSKILDRKAFENALTVFSALGGSTNAVVHLPAIAGRCDVELPLDLFDEISERTPLLANLRPIGAHQMEAFFHAGGVPALMRELLPLLDGTALTVTGRTVAENAAEAPPPDGDVIRRRNEPVRPHGGTAIVRGSLAPDGAVIKHAAASPELLQHRARAVVFEDLDDLRAKIDSDDLDVEPSDILVLRSVGPIGGPGMPEVGNFPIPKKLLAQGVRDMVRISDARMSGTAYGTIVLHVAPESAVGGPLAFVQTGDEIELDLENRRLDLHVDDAELEARRAAWQPPRRPYARGYGRLFLDTVGQAPDGCDFDFLRGRTPVEIEDQAKF, translated from the coding sequence GTGACGGCCCGCCGCGGTACGAACTTCTTCGCCGAGCCCGGCGTGTCCGGGTTCATCCACCGGGCCTTCACGAAGTCGATGGGGCTGGGAGACGACGAGCTCGAGCGGCCGATCATCGGCATCTGCAACACGTTCTCCGAGCTCAACAACTGCCATCGGCACTTCCGTGAGCTCGCCGAGGCCGTCAAGCGCGGCGTGCTGCAGGCCGGCGGTACGCCACTGGAGTTCCCGACGATCTCGCTCGGCGAGATCTACCTCTCGCCGACGTCGATGCTGCATCGCAACCTCGCGGCCATGGACACCGAGGAGATGATCCGCGCGCAGCCGCTCGACGGCGTGGTGCTGCTGTCCGGCTGCGACAAGTCGACGCCCGCCGCGTTGATGGGGCTCGCCAGCGCCGACGTCCCCGCGATCATGGTCAGCGGTGGGCCGATGCTCGACGGGCACTACAACGGCGAGCGCCTCGGCGCGTGTACGGACTGCCGCCGCCTCACCGCGGAGAACCGCGCGGGCACGTTGGACGACGCGACGTACAAGGCGATCGAGGACGGCATCGTCCGCTCCGCCGGGCACTGCATGGTGATGGGTACGGCGTCGACGATGAACTCGCTGACCGAGGCCCTCGGCATGGCGTTGCCGGGCAACGGCGCGATCCCTGCCGTCGACTCGCGACGCCTCCGGTTGGCGCAGGCCTCGGGGCGGCGGATCGTGGCCATGGTCGCCGAGGACCTGCGGCCGTCGAAGATCCTCGACCGGAAAGCTTTCGAGAATGCTTTGACGGTGTTCTCCGCGCTCGGCGGGAGTACGAACGCGGTCGTGCACCTCCCCGCGATCGCCGGACGCTGCGATGTCGAGCTGCCGCTGGACCTGTTCGACGAGATCAGCGAGCGGACCCCGTTGCTCGCCAACCTGCGGCCGATCGGCGCGCACCAGATGGAGGCCTTCTTCCACGCCGGCGGCGTTCCCGCGCTGATGCGCGAGCTGTTGCCGTTGCTGGACGGCACCGCGCTGACGGTGACCGGCAGGACCGTCGCGGAGAACGCGGCCGAGGCCCCGCCGCCGGATGGCGACGTGATCCGCCGGAGGAACGAGCCGGTCAGGCCGCACGGCGGTACGGCGATCGTGCGTGGCTCGCTGGCGCCGGACGGTGCCGTGATCAAGCACGCTGCCGCCTCCCCCGAGCTGCTCCAGCATCGCGCACGGGCCGTGGTCTTCGAGGACCTCGACGATCTGCGCGCGAAGATCGACAGCGATGACCTCGACGTCGAGCCTTCCGACATCCTCGTGCTCCGATCGGTGGGTCCGATCGGCGGTCCCGGCATGCCGGAAGTCGGTAACTTCCCCATACCAAAGAAGCTGCTGGCCCAGGGCGTACGCGACATGGTGCGCATCTCCGACGCGCGGATGAGCGGGACCGCGTACGGAACGATCGTGCTGCACGTCGCGCCGGAGTCCGCCGTCGGCGGCCCGCTCGCGTTCGTCCAGACCGGCGACGAGATCGAGCTCGACCTGGAGAACCGCCGCCTCGACCTGCACGTCGACGACGCGGAGCTCGAAGCCCGACGCGCCGCCTGGCAACCACCGCGGCGCCCGTACGCCCGCGGCTACGGCCGGCTGTTCCTCGACACCGTCGGCCAGGCGCCCGACGGCTGCGACTTCGACTTCCTGCGCGGCCGGACGCCGGTCGAGATCGAGGACCAGGCCAAGTTCTGA
- a CDS encoding GntR family transcriptional regulator translates to MGRRSDMEEGNGLSAPFSETPLVPASTPALAETVADRLRETIAQGQFAPGQHLREAELADALQVSRGPVREALAQLEREGLVVLRRHRGAQVAELSRADIEEVYTLRLALEQLAVKRAAERARPEHFAVLDSVLEQMSQLRDDYTARDAAALDVAFHDVVYQAADHRRLLRSWEQIRSQVYAFLYTRNVARHDFNEIAFREHTELRDLLAAGDAVAAQAAIETHLEGAYLRLVEATGE, encoded by the coding sequence ATGGGGCGACGGAGCGACATGGAGGAGGGCAACGGATTGAGCGCGCCGTTTTCGGAGACGCCGTTGGTGCCCGCCTCGACTCCGGCCCTCGCCGAGACCGTGGCCGACCGGCTCCGCGAGACCATCGCCCAAGGCCAGTTCGCTCCCGGCCAGCACCTGCGCGAAGCCGAGCTCGCCGACGCCCTCCAGGTGAGTCGCGGTCCCGTACGTGAGGCGCTCGCCCAGCTCGAACGCGAAGGCCTCGTCGTCCTCCGAAGGCACCGCGGCGCCCAGGTCGCGGAGCTGTCGCGCGCCGACATCGAAGAGGTCTACACACTCCGCCTCGCCCTCGAGCAGCTGGCCGTCAAACGTGCCGCCGAACGCGCGAGGCCGGAGCACTTCGCCGTCCTGGACTCGGTGCTCGAGCAGATGAGCCAGCTCCGCGACGACTACACCGCCCGCGACGCGGCGGCGCTGGACGTCGCGTTCCACGACGTCGTCTACCAGGCCGCCGACCACCGCCGGCTGCTGCGCTCGTGGGAGCAGATCCGCAGCCAGGTCTACGCGTTTCTCTACACGCGGAACGTCGCACGACACGACTTCAACGAGATCGCGTTCCGCGAGCACACCGAGCTCCGCGACCTGCTCGCGGCCGGCGATGCCGTGGCGGCGCAAGCGGCGATCGAGACGCATCTCGAGGGCGCGTACCTGCGACTCGTCGAGGCCACGGGCGAGTGA
- a CDS encoding dihydrodipicolinate synthase family protein, which translates to MGATAVQPGVWGVLATPFSRDGSALDEESLDREVRWYVERGVTGLTALGVFGEAASLTAAERRRVVEIVAAARGSLPVVIGVTSLDTAGAIAEIRNFADVAGDGLAAAMVQINSSNPGELVPHLEGINRSTGVSIVLQDYPAISGVRITPADLVMAVEWLSSVVAVKSESSPSPAAMAVLASGLQVPVFGGLGGTCLLDELSLGAAGAMTGFSVPEGLVEVVAAFRSGGYEAARAAWLPYLPLVNFEFQQGIALAIRKESLRLRGVLAGATVRAPAKPLPDALRGLLATHLAQTPHGDEILVSA; encoded by the coding sequence GTGGGGGCAACTGCCGTGCAGCCCGGAGTATGGGGCGTGCTGGCCACTCCGTTCTCGCGTGACGGCTCCGCGCTGGACGAGGAGTCGCTGGACCGCGAGGTGCGATGGTACGTCGAACGCGGCGTCACCGGTCTCACCGCGCTCGGGGTGTTCGGCGAGGCCGCCTCGCTGACCGCAGCCGAGCGGCGGCGGGTCGTCGAGATCGTCGCCGCGGCCCGTGGGTCGCTCCCGGTCGTGATCGGTGTGACGTCGCTCGACACTGCGGGTGCGATCGCCGAGATCCGGAACTTCGCCGACGTCGCGGGCGATGGGTTGGCCGCCGCGATGGTGCAGATCAACTCGTCGAACCCGGGCGAGCTCGTTCCGCATCTCGAGGGCATCAACCGCTCGACCGGTGTGTCGATCGTGCTACAGGACTACCCGGCGATCTCCGGGGTGCGGATCACGCCGGCCGACCTGGTGATGGCGGTCGAGTGGCTGTCCTCGGTGGTCGCGGTGAAGTCCGAGTCCTCGCCTTCGCCGGCCGCGATGGCCGTGCTGGCTTCCGGGTTGCAGGTGCCGGTCTTCGGCGGGCTCGGTGGAACGTGCCTGCTGGACGAGCTGTCCTTGGGCGCTGCTGGTGCGATGACGGGCTTCTCGGTGCCGGAGGGGTTGGTCGAGGTCGTCGCCGCCTTCCGTTCGGGCGGCTACGAGGCGGCACGGGCAGCTTGGTTGCCCTACCTGCCGCTGGTGAACTTCGAGTTCCAGCAGGGGATCGCGCTGGCGATCCGCAAGGAGAGCCTTCGGTTGCGCGGCGTCCTCGCCGGCGCCACCGTACGGGCGCCGGCGAAGCCACTGCCTGATGCGTTGCGCGGCCTCCTCGCCACCCATCTGGCGCAGACGCCACATGGCGACGAGATTCTGGTCTCCGCCTAG
- a CDS encoding superoxide dismutase, producing MSNPYALPDLPYDYAALQPHISGEIMELHHSKHHATYVKGANDALEQLAEARDKEQLGGVNLMQKNLAFNLAGHVNHSVFWPNLSPDGGDKPGSNDELAAAIDEHFGSFDGFKAHFTAAALGIQGSGWAILAWDALGQKLIIEQLYDHQGNLAAGSYPLLMLDMWEHAFYLQYRNVKADYVKAWWNVANWADVTRRFDAAQAVKIL from the coding sequence GCATATCTCGGGCGAGATCATGGAGCTCCACCACTCCAAGCATCACGCCACGTACGTCAAGGGCGCGAACGACGCTCTCGAGCAGCTCGCTGAGGCGCGGGACAAGGAGCAGCTCGGTGGCGTCAATCTCATGCAGAAGAATCTCGCGTTCAACCTCGCCGGCCATGTCAACCACTCCGTCTTCTGGCCCAACCTCTCCCCCGACGGCGGCGACAAGCCTGGCAGCAACGACGAGCTCGCGGCCGCGATCGACGAGCACTTCGGCAGCTTCGACGGCTTCAAGGCCCACTTCACCGCCGCCGCGCTCGGGATCCAGGGCTCCGGCTGGGCCATCCTCGCCTGGGACGCCCTCGGGCAGAAGCTGATCATCGAGCAGCTCTACGACCACCAGGGCAACCTCGCGGCCGGCAGCTACCCGCTGCTCATGCTCGACATGTGGGAGCACGCCTTCTACCTGCAGTACCGCAACGTCAAGGCCGACTACGTCAAGGCGTGGTGGAACGTCGCCAACTGGGCCGACGTCACCCGCCGGTTCGACGCTGCCCAGGCCGTCAAGATCCTCTAG